A part of Deinococcus sp. KNUC1210 genomic DNA contains:
- a CDS encoding LacI family DNA-binding transcriptional regulator, with translation MTGRKRQRVTITDVARLAGVATMTASRALNRPEMVSDELRQRVLQSADELNYIPDRAAGGLASGVGLALPVLVPTLHHSVYVQILEGLQERLPQAGYQLMLGSTEYSREKEETLVEVFLGWRPSAIVLSGIDHSERTVRLLRASGVPVVEIMDLADGNDTAQPLDLNIGFSHSRVGEAVVTYLAACGYRNIAYAGTLTTLDPRSVRRIQGFQGALKRLGLPHHLIGRSDLPSSLAVGRDLLAGLLEEFPQTDAVFFANDELAAGALFECQRRGLRVPDDLAIMGFSDEEIASHLYPALTTVRIPRHEIGRLAADLLLARLGGPPDSQPPVAPSPIDVGFEIVQRQTTRSPGQHPQETT, from the coding sequence ATGACCGGTCGAAAGCGTCAGCGTGTGACGATTACCGACGTGGCGCGGCTGGCTGGCGTGGCGACCATGACTGCCAGCCGCGCCCTGAACCGCCCAGAAATGGTGTCTGACGAACTGCGTCAGCGCGTGCTTCAGTCTGCCGACGAGCTGAATTACATCCCGGACCGGGCGGCAGGCGGGCTGGCGAGTGGTGTGGGACTGGCGCTACCGGTGCTGGTGCCCACACTCCACCACAGCGTTTATGTGCAGATTCTGGAAGGTCTTCAGGAGCGGCTGCCGCAGGCGGGCTATCAGTTGATGCTGGGTTCGACCGAATACAGCCGCGAGAAGGAAGAAACGCTGGTCGAGGTCTTTCTGGGCTGGCGACCCAGCGCCATCGTGCTGTCGGGCATCGACCATTCCGAGCGCACGGTGCGGCTGCTGCGGGCCTCCGGGGTTCCGGTGGTCGAGATCATGGATCTGGCCGATGGCAACGACACGGCTCAGCCGCTCGACCTGAACATCGGCTTCTCTCACAGCCGCGTCGGTGAGGCCGTGGTGACGTATCTGGCGGCCTGCGGCTACCGCAACATCGCGTACGCCGGAACCCTGACCACCCTCGATCCGCGCAGCGTTCGGCGCATCCAGGGCTTTCAGGGAGCGCTCAAGCGGCTGGGCCTGCCCCACCATCTGATCGGACGCAGCGACCTTCCCAGCAGTCTGGCTGTCGGACGCGACCTGCTCGCGGGCCTGCTCGAAGAATTTCCTCAGACAGACGCGGTGTTTTTCGCCAACGACGAACTGGCTGCGGGCGCACTGTTCGAGTGTCAGCGGCGCGGTCTACGTGTGCCCGACGATCTGGCGATCATGGGATTTTCCGATGAAGAAATCGCGTCTCACCTCTACCCCGCCCTGACCACCGTGCGAATTCCCCGGCACGAGATCGGTCGACTCGCTGCCGACCTGCTGCTGGCGCGGCTGGGCGGCCCGCCGGACAGTCAGCCGCCTGTTGCCCCGTCACCGATCGACGTCGGGTTCGAGATCGTGCAGCGTCAGACCACCCGTTCACCCGGTCAGCACCCACAGGAGACCACATGA